The DNA segment GTTTGATTCCATATCAGCCAGAAGTTCTTTGTTGTCCGCATTGTCCTTTATTGCCTCAAGTCGCAACATTTCAAGGCTGCCCACAATGGATGGCCAGACTTTCATCAGATCCTCCTTGTCCCCGTCCCAATGGGCAGTCATGAACTCTACAAATTGGTCATGTGCAGTATTGTAAAAATAGTCCAGAATTTGTTCCGGCACGAAAAGCCTGGTTTCATCAAAATCCCTGCGGATGTTTTGAACGAATTGAAACGTTTCAGTAGACCAAAAGCAGGAGGGATCCAGCACAATATTGTGCTGAAAGGAATGTTTCATGATATTGTCAAGAACTGTATCATCTTCGATTATCTTCAACGCACTAGATAGGAACGTTCTCTAGATAACCATATTGCATCTTTGTAGATACATGATGATTTGGGCATGGAATCCGGCGAGGATTCAGAAATCTTTAACTTGAAACAAGACTCTGAAAATCATGGCTACCGCAGGACCGTGCCCAATGTGCCAGAAAAAAGGTGTCAGGCTGACAGAGCACCACGTAGTCGAGGCTCCTGACGAAAACGGAAAGGCCCTCAGCATAGACCTGTGCGAGGACTGCCACAGATTGCATGAAAAATACCGCAACTACCTAAGGGACGAATGCCACATCGACATAGATCATACAAAAAAATAGGATCAAAGATCCGCATTGCAAGCCTTGCAATACTTTTGACCTTTACAGATGTCATGCATCTTTTTGGGGTGCCTGCATTCTGGGACTAGCTGTTTTCTCAGTATTTCCAAGTTATCGATGTCGATTTGCGAGACGGTTTGAAGTAGCAGATAGATATCTGCAGACAGATCGGATTTTGCGTTCAGTATTCCCGGCTCGCACAACTCCTTTTTTACCCTAGTCTTGCACGCTATCATCAAGTTCAGAATGAGGACTGCATTTTTGACAGTCATTAGTTCTGCTTAGGCGGGTATGAGCCAATTAATATTGAATGCGATAGGATTCAGCCCGCTACATCTAGACCGCCCGCATCATCTTTTGAACACGAATGGATTAGTTGGTGCGGGCGTTAGCAGAGAATCGGACTGTCGAATTCGAGAGTTTTCATTTTCTCGCCATTTTCCTGAGGATCCTGCGGACGCAAACATCAGCTCTTTTCTCGATGTCGTGCTCCCAGAACCTCAGGACGGACCACTCCTCACGCCTTAGTTTTCTTGTTACATGCAGATCCCGCCTCATGTTGGTCTGTATCTTGTTTCGCCAGAACTCTTTTGACGGTTTTTTCTTCTCATGATACCGATAGCCGTGCCAAAAATCACCGTCACAGTATATGGCGATCTTCTTTTTCCGGATTACAAAGTCCGGATTGCCGAACATCTTTGGATACATCTCATACTCGATCTTATTTTCTTCTAAAAGTTGTTTCATTTTCAGATCAATCTTGGTGTTTGTGCTTCTGATTCTCGACATTATCCAAGAGCGTTTCTCTTGAGTAAAGATGTCCGCCATGTCAGCAGTTATCAGGAATCTTCCACATCTGCGTCTGATGGAGGGGTGTTCGGGCCCAGAGCATCAAAAAGATCGCTTACGGTCAAAACCCGATCTTGTGGTACTGTTGAAGTGTTTGTAATGCGGCTTGCGGAGAATTCGTCTACCAGCTGTATTCGTCCCTTGTTTTCCTTGAAAATTTTCCTGGGTTTTCCACTTTCAGTCAGGCAGACAAAGTCGCAGGTTTCGCGGTAAAAAGAATCGACTGTGGGTTGATCCGCAATCTTCCTTCCGTCGGTCCCATTTCTGGTCGTTATGTCTTCAACATTAACATTAGCTTCTTCTTTGATCAGAATCTTTTTGTTTTTTATTTTCTCAAAGCCGGGACAGCCTCTTGTATGGAAATCACACACATAGCAGGAGAGTGGGTTGGCATATCTTATGACATGATTTCCGGTTTCGCCGAACCTTATGCACCATAGCACGTTCATCAGCGGATCAGCATTGGTCTTCTTTGCTTGTGAAACCTTCCAGATCATTCTTTCAATCTTGCCCAGATGTTTGAACTCCTTGAAAAAATCAAACTTGCTGTCGATTCCAAGAGGACCTTTGTGGAAAGATTCCACCCACGTATCAACAGGTATTATTTCCTCGTGTCCAAATCCTTGTTGCAGGAAACAGCCTACCACTTTTGGAGCAACTCCCCTGATGTTGGGATTTTCTGCAAGTTTGTAAAAACGGCCGTAGTAGTCCTTGTCAAATGCTTGGTACGGTTTGTGCAATATGCTCATCAGAGACCAGACAAAGAAGGTGGTTCTCCCAGGATGTCTGTTGAATGCAGAGACAAGGCGGTTGAGGATCTTCCTCTCATTGGCAGTTATTGTTCCATCAGCTTCCCAAGACTTTGCATATTCTTTGTCAAACTCGTCTATATTGTCGCCCCAACCACGGTCGGCGGCACATATTTCGATGTCAGATTCAATCGTAAAAGTGCAGCCCGTGTGGATCTTACTCGTTTTCTTTGCTGCAACCGCACTATCTGCGTCCTCTTGTGTGTACTTTGGATATTTTGCGAGGCCGTGCTTATCGCATTTGATCCGGTAGACGCCTTTTCG comes from the Candidatus Nitrosotenuis cloacae genome and includes:
- a CDS encoding very short patch repair endonuclease, giving the protein MADIFTQEKRSWIMSRIRSTNTKIDLKMKQLLEENKIEYEMYPKMFGNPDFVIRKKKIAIYCDGDFWHGYRYHEKKKPSKEFWRNKIQTNMRRDLHVTRKLRREEWSVLRFWEHDIEKRADVCVRRILRKMARK